One Spinacia oleracea cultivar Varoflay chromosome 4, BTI_SOV_V1, whole genome shotgun sequence DNA segment encodes these proteins:
- the LOC110793324 gene encoding alpha-1,3-mannosyl-glycoprotein 2-beta-N-acetylglucosaminyltransferase isoform X3, which yields MARFSCDFRWLLLVAAVAFIFIQMRLFATQSKYADRLAAAVEAENYCTRQTRLYIDQISMQQGQIVALKDEKKRRDEETVHLRALVRDLERKGLQRLNEKLEVPVAAVVVMACNRADYLERTVNSILKYHGSVASKYPLFVSQDGPDSKVKSKALSYDQITYMQHLDYEAIRTERPGELIAYYKIARHYKWALDKLFYKHNFSKVVILEDDMEIAPDFFEYFEAAAGLLDRDRSIMAVSSWNDNGQKQFVHDPYVLYRSDFFPGLGWMLSKETWDELSPKWPKAYWDDWLRLKENHKGRQFIRPEVCRTYNFGEHGSSLGQFFSQYLAPIKLNDVNVKWKSMDLSYLVEDNYLEYFASLVKKAKPIHGADAVVKANGVDGDVRIKYSDQPEFESIARQFGIFEEWKVKSHVTLINEQFW from the exons atggcGAGATTTTCTTGCGATTTCAGATGGCTTCTCCTCGTTGCTGCCGTCGCATTTATCTTCATCCAG ATGCGGCTGTTTGCTACACAATCGAAGTATGCTGATCGCCTGGCTGCTGCG GTTGAGGCGGAGAATTATTGTACAAGACAGACACGGTTATATATTGATCAAATAAGCATGCAACAAGGACAGATTGTAGCATTAAAAG atgAGAAAAAGCGCCGAGATGAAGAAACTGTCCACCTGAGAGCTCTCGTCCGAGATCTTGAGA GAAAAGGTCTTCAAAGATTGAATGAGAAACTAGAG GTGCCAGTGGCAGCTGTTGTGGTGATGGCCTGCAATCGTGCTGATTACTTGGAAAGAACTGTCAATTCAATATTGAA ATATCATGGTTCTGTTGCATCGAAGTACCCACTTTTTGTATCCCAG GATGGACCAGACTCAAAAGTCAAAAGCAAGGCACTGAGTTATGATCAAATAACCTACATGCAG CACTTGGATTATGAAGCTATCCGTACAGAGAGACCTGGAGAATTGATTGCATACTATAAAATTGCAC GTCATTATAAGTGGGCACTGGACAAGTTGTTCTACAAGCACAATTTCAGCAAAGTGGTCATTCTTGAAG ATGACATGGAGATTGCCCCTGATTTTTTTGAGTATTTTGAGGCTGCAGCAGGTTTACTTGACAGAGACAG GTCAATCATGGCTGTTTCCTCCTGGAATGATAATGGACAAAAGCAGTTTGTGCATGACCCTT ATGTGCTTTATCGATCTGATTTCTTTCCTGGGCTTGGATGGATGTTGTCGAAAGAGACATGGGATGAGTTATCACCAAAGTGGCCCAAGGC TTATTGGGATGATTGGTTAAGACTTAAAGAGAATCACAAGGGTCGACAATTTATAAGACCAGAAGTCTGCAGAACGTATAATTTTGGTGAGCAT GGTTCCAGTCTAGGGCAGTTTTTCAGCCAATATCTTGCGCCAATTAAACTCAATGATGTGAAT GTTAAGTGGAAGTCAATGGATTTAAGCTACCTGGTGGAG GACAACTATTTGGAATACTTTGCCAGCCTTGTGAAAAAGGCTAAACCAATCCATGGTGCTGATGCTGTAGTGAAGGCCAATGGTGTAGATGGCGATGTACGCATCAAGTATTCGGATCAGCCAGAGTTTGAAAGCATAGCCAGGCAGTTTGGTATTTTTGAAGAATGGAAG GTGAAATCTCATGTGACACTAATTAACGAACAGTTTTGGTAA
- the LOC110793324 gene encoding alpha-1,3-mannosyl-glycoprotein 2-beta-N-acetylglucosaminyltransferase isoform X2, translated as MARFSCDFRWLLLVAAVAFIFIQMRLFATQSKYADRLAAAVEAENYCTRQTRLYIDQISMQQGQIVALKDEKKRRDEETVHLRALVRDLERKGLQRLNEKLEVPVAAVVVMACNRADYLERTVNSILKYHGSVASKYPLFVSQDGPDSKVKSKALSYDQITYMQHLDYEAIRTERPGELIAYYKIARHYKWALDKLFYKHNFSKVVILEDDMEIAPDFFEYFEAAAGLLDRDRSIMAVSSWNDNGQKQFVHDPYVLYRSDFFPGLGWMLSKETWDELSPKWPKAYWDDWLRLKENHKGRQFIRPEVCRTYNFGEHGSSLGQFFSQYLAPIKLNDVNVKWKSMDLSYLVEDNYLEYFASLVKKAKPIHGADAVVKANGVDGDVRIKYSDQPEFESIARQFGIFEEWKTRLPVEQTQPKLDPSDS; from the exons atggcGAGATTTTCTTGCGATTTCAGATGGCTTCTCCTCGTTGCTGCCGTCGCATTTATCTTCATCCAG ATGCGGCTGTTTGCTACACAATCGAAGTATGCTGATCGCCTGGCTGCTGCG GTTGAGGCGGAGAATTATTGTACAAGACAGACACGGTTATATATTGATCAAATAAGCATGCAACAAGGACAGATTGTAGCATTAAAAG atgAGAAAAAGCGCCGAGATGAAGAAACTGTCCACCTGAGAGCTCTCGTCCGAGATCTTGAGA GAAAAGGTCTTCAAAGATTGAATGAGAAACTAGAG GTGCCAGTGGCAGCTGTTGTGGTGATGGCCTGCAATCGTGCTGATTACTTGGAAAGAACTGTCAATTCAATATTGAA ATATCATGGTTCTGTTGCATCGAAGTACCCACTTTTTGTATCCCAG GATGGACCAGACTCAAAAGTCAAAAGCAAGGCACTGAGTTATGATCAAATAACCTACATGCAG CACTTGGATTATGAAGCTATCCGTACAGAGAGACCTGGAGAATTGATTGCATACTATAAAATTGCAC GTCATTATAAGTGGGCACTGGACAAGTTGTTCTACAAGCACAATTTCAGCAAAGTGGTCATTCTTGAAG ATGACATGGAGATTGCCCCTGATTTTTTTGAGTATTTTGAGGCTGCAGCAGGTTTACTTGACAGAGACAG GTCAATCATGGCTGTTTCCTCCTGGAATGATAATGGACAAAAGCAGTTTGTGCATGACCCTT ATGTGCTTTATCGATCTGATTTCTTTCCTGGGCTTGGATGGATGTTGTCGAAAGAGACATGGGATGAGTTATCACCAAAGTGGCCCAAGGC TTATTGGGATGATTGGTTAAGACTTAAAGAGAATCACAAGGGTCGACAATTTATAAGACCAGAAGTCTGCAGAACGTATAATTTTGGTGAGCAT GGTTCCAGTCTAGGGCAGTTTTTCAGCCAATATCTTGCGCCAATTAAACTCAATGATGTGAAT GTTAAGTGGAAGTCAATGGATTTAAGCTACCTGGTGGAG GACAACTATTTGGAATACTTTGCCAGCCTTGTGAAAAAGGCTAAACCAATCCATGGTGCTGATGCTGTAGTGAAGGCCAATGGTGTAGATGGCGATGTACGCATCAAGTATTCGGATCAGCCAGAGTTTGAAAGCATAGCCAGGCAGTTTGGTATTTTTGAAGAATGGAAG ACTCGGCTACCTGTTGAACAGACACAACCAAAGTTGGACCCAAGTGACTCGTAA
- the LOC110793324 gene encoding alpha-1,3-mannosyl-glycoprotein 2-beta-N-acetylglucosaminyltransferase isoform X1, translated as MARFSCDFRWLLLVAAVAFIFIQMRLFATQSKYADRLAAAVEAENYCTRQTRLYIDQISMQQGQIVALKDEKKRRDEETVHLRALVRDLERKGLQRLNEKLEVPVAAVVVMACNRADYLERTVNSILKYHGSVASKYPLFVSQDGPDSKVKSKALSYDQITYMQHLDYEAIRTERPGELIAYYKIARHYKWALDKLFYKHNFSKVVILEDDMEIAPDFFEYFEAAAGLLDRDRSIMAVSSWNDNGQKQFVHDPYVLYRSDFFPGLGWMLSKETWDELSPKWPKAYWDDWLRLKENHKGRQFIRPEVCRTYNFGEHGSSLGQFFSQYLAPIKLNDVNVKWKSMDLSYLVEDNYLEYFASLVKKAKPIHGADAVVKANGVDGDVRIKYSDQPEFESIARQFGIFEEWKDAVPRAAYKGVVVFRYQTTKRVFLYGPDSLQQLRIEKT; from the exons atggcGAGATTTTCTTGCGATTTCAGATGGCTTCTCCTCGTTGCTGCCGTCGCATTTATCTTCATCCAG ATGCGGCTGTTTGCTACACAATCGAAGTATGCTGATCGCCTGGCTGCTGCG GTTGAGGCGGAGAATTATTGTACAAGACAGACACGGTTATATATTGATCAAATAAGCATGCAACAAGGACAGATTGTAGCATTAAAAG atgAGAAAAAGCGCCGAGATGAAGAAACTGTCCACCTGAGAGCTCTCGTCCGAGATCTTGAGA GAAAAGGTCTTCAAAGATTGAATGAGAAACTAGAG GTGCCAGTGGCAGCTGTTGTGGTGATGGCCTGCAATCGTGCTGATTACTTGGAAAGAACTGTCAATTCAATATTGAA ATATCATGGTTCTGTTGCATCGAAGTACCCACTTTTTGTATCCCAG GATGGACCAGACTCAAAAGTCAAAAGCAAGGCACTGAGTTATGATCAAATAACCTACATGCAG CACTTGGATTATGAAGCTATCCGTACAGAGAGACCTGGAGAATTGATTGCATACTATAAAATTGCAC GTCATTATAAGTGGGCACTGGACAAGTTGTTCTACAAGCACAATTTCAGCAAAGTGGTCATTCTTGAAG ATGACATGGAGATTGCCCCTGATTTTTTTGAGTATTTTGAGGCTGCAGCAGGTTTACTTGACAGAGACAG GTCAATCATGGCTGTTTCCTCCTGGAATGATAATGGACAAAAGCAGTTTGTGCATGACCCTT ATGTGCTTTATCGATCTGATTTCTTTCCTGGGCTTGGATGGATGTTGTCGAAAGAGACATGGGATGAGTTATCACCAAAGTGGCCCAAGGC TTATTGGGATGATTGGTTAAGACTTAAAGAGAATCACAAGGGTCGACAATTTATAAGACCAGAAGTCTGCAGAACGTATAATTTTGGTGAGCAT GGTTCCAGTCTAGGGCAGTTTTTCAGCCAATATCTTGCGCCAATTAAACTCAATGATGTGAAT GTTAAGTGGAAGTCAATGGATTTAAGCTACCTGGTGGAG GACAACTATTTGGAATACTTTGCCAGCCTTGTGAAAAAGGCTAAACCAATCCATGGTGCTGATGCTGTAGTGAAGGCCAATGGTGTAGATGGCGATGTACGCATCAAGTATTCGGATCAGCCAGAGTTTGAAAGCATAGCCAGGCAGTTTGGTATTTTTGAAGAATGGAAG GATGCTGTCCCCAGGGCAGCATACAAGGGAGTAGTAGTTTTCAGATACCAGACTACAAAGCGTGTCTTCCTTTATGGACCAGATTCACTACAGCAACTTAGGATTGAGAAAACCTGA